The Helianthus annuus cultivar XRQ/B chromosome 11, HanXRQr2.0-SUNRISE, whole genome shotgun sequence region TATTGCAGGTGTCCTTGGTTTGTCCAGTTCATCGTCAACTATTCTTATTGATTCATCCGAGGTTCCCGCACTGCAGACGTTTAAGTCGTCTGTGAGGTACTGTTACACCCTTTGTCGCACGCACTTTAATTATCTATTTTCGCCCCGTTTGTTGCTCTTGCTGAATATGAAGCTATGCTTTCCAGCTGTGTTCCTATGGGAGATACTAGCGATCCAGTCACCGAGGAAGTTGTAAGTGTTGGAACTCTACAAGAGCTTGTGGACAGAGTTCGTGCTGACAAATCCAAGAAAAAGGTATTCACTCCAACTAACTGTTTACATACGTCTCTCCCGTTAGACCACTTCAACCAGCAACCCAGAACTTTACCCAGCAGACTCCTCAAActcttttctaaaaaaaaaaacttcgaCAGCTACCAAGAAACTAAAATAAAAGATTAACCCACTTTATGAGCTTCAACCCACCATAATGTTTGTTTGAAAGTGACAATTTAAATTAAACAAGACATCTTCCATAGGTTCAGAATTATATGTTTGAGGAAGGGTATGTTGATGTTATGGTAACGACAAACTGGTGGTTCTCGCTTTGTTTGTTCGGGGGAATGATTACTaaactactacacacactctgcATTAAAACCATTCGTTCATACCAGCTTTTGTTAAATGTAATATAATAAACACCCATATCCtgctttattttttaaaatcttttactGTTTTAAAAGTTAGTATAAGATAATGAATAAATCATTCTACGTTCGCCATTCTTAGATTAAAACATAAGAAAATGACCAGTGCCCAGAGTATGTTCAGGCAACCATTATTctgtttaaaattaaaaaaacatactTAACGTATGCTTCAGAGTCCGATAATTACCACCACCGCTACCGATAACGCCACCCCACCACCATTGTGACCCATCACCGTTGGGACCATACCGATCTCATTTCTCCAGCTTTTTgtcacaaaaaaataaaaaaaaaacacctgGGGTCCTTATTTTTTAAACTGACCTCCTACTAAACAGAACTGCCTAATCTATCAATTGTATGGAAATAGGGATTATCCTCGCCAACACAACCTGCCCATATGCCTACTTGTGTTTTTGTTCGTTGTAGGCCATTCTTTTCCGGAACGTCGTCGAGATTACCTCTATTAGAACCAAGAACAGCTGGTATCTTTTCGCGTGTTCCGGTAGCCAATGTCGTAGGGGACTAACAAGAGAGGGCGGTTACTTCATTTGCAAAGCGTGCAAATCGAAGGTTGACTATCCAAGGACGAGGTATACGCTTCAACATCTCATGCCTAACTTCATGGGTTTGTTCCCCTACCAATATGATGTGATGATTCTTTGTTGTCCAGGGTGATATGATACCCTTCTACCTTCGCCACCAAACAATTTTGTCCCCGTTCTGCCATTATTATTGATCTACTTTACCGTGCTAGGTTTCGGATTCAAGCGGATGTAACTGATGGAACGATGAGCACCGTTGTCACCCTCTTTGATGAGGTTGCTGAGCAGTTGGTCAAGAGGACCGCAAAATCCTTAGTAGAAGAGCAGCTAAATGTATGCGCACTCCTCATTACAAGCTGATTTTGAAGCGTGTGGGAAATTGTTGCGATAACTTTTCTGGTTTGTACTTGGTATGCAGGATACTTCTCTAGATGCTCCCCTATTACCCTCCGCCCTCGAATCCCTTATTGGAACAAAACACACTTTCGAGATAAAGAGCCACACATACTACCGTTATGGAGAATATGAAAGCTTCAATTGTGCGAAGATTGTCGGCCCTGGTTTGGATGATACAGATGGAAACTCTAAGTGTGTGGCGTCGGATTTGGGTTCCCTGCCATCTGACTCCCCAAAGCGTGGTTCGAGCCTCCCGCCTCCGACACCCGGATCTGGACGCAAGCTTAGAAAACTGTAAGTTCCACCTGCTAATTGTCCCCGGTTTCAAATGTTTACATGTTAGAACTTTGCACCAATCCATACGTTCCCATCTTTCTTTGCAGCTACCTTGAAGAATCAGATGACGATGATGAGGGGGTGTCCGTTGATCCTACACGTGTTACAGGTGTGGTTGACAATAGTGGGGATGCTAAGAAGGGCTCTCACTGACATGGCGGTGGTCATTTCTGTTTTTCTTCAATTGTTTGCGCTCTTATGACTTTCCCTTTTATGGATCCAAATAATGTTGCAAAATATATAACTTGTGCCCACGCGAAAACTGTGTTGCTTTACTATTGTGCAATATATGTTATTTTCACGCCTGATCAGCCTCTCTGAAATTCTTAAAACAATAATAACACGCATTTGCATCGCATCAAGATACTCCGCTTAAAAAGGGATGGTATAGTCCAAATAGGATCATAATATGCCACCTCGGAACACACGCTCCCAAATATGTTTACCCAGCCCTTTTGTTACATCGTTAAAGTCACAAATAACTTCCAAACACTGTAAAAGGGTTCTATAAATGTTTGCTCAGAATCATGCATATTCCAACAGAATAATACCAATGAACAACGTAAAATCAGATTTGGAAACGTATTAGAGTTACATGAATTGATCATGCTATAAACAGTGGTCGAAGCCTATACACCTTCCGAATAAGTGGGCAGAACTACCATCGAATAGGCTCCATGTTGCCAGTTGAAGGTGAGCAACCAAGATATGCTCAGCTGTATTTCTACGACACGCAAAACGAAGTTAAAAACCGTATAACTGCTTTGTTTGGCCAGACCCATTGTCACGACACATGTGACGAAGCAATTGTTGCGTCCCTAATCAGAATGTTAGACACCCACAGTCCTTTGGCTAACGCCTTCCGCATGGCACGTGACTGGTGCACTCAAAATGAAAGAAACAATTGTCATCTACGCTTACTTGGCCAGATAATAAACAATCCACAATACAACCGCCCTAATGTGTCTGAAGTTGCTGTTCTTATCACAAACGACTTTGGGGACAACCCTGAACCACGTGATGTTATCGTTAGCCCAAAGCACGGCGCGCTTCAACGCATATCGGAATTACATCAACTTTACATGCCTTTGCAATATCCGTTGTTGTTCCCGTACGGAGAGACCGGGTTCCACGAACGAATACACTACCATGACAACACAGGACGCCGAGCCACTAAACGACAATGTGTCACAATGCGGGAATACTACTGCTACAGAATCCATTATCGCAATACCGAAGGCACCACCCTGTTAAGAGGCGGTCGTCTATTCCAACAATACTTAGTTGACTCATACGCAGCTATCGAAGAACAAAGATTGCGCTGGATGAGGAATAACCAAAACGAACTGCGTGTTGAACTCTATCATAATGTTTGTGACGCTGTGACGCGTGGGGATACAAATGCCAAGGCTATCGGCCAACGTATAGTTTTACCGGCAACCTTTACGGGCAGTCCAAGATATATGATCCAAAATTACCAAGACGCCATGGCTCTATGCCGCACTTTTGGGAACCCCGACCTATTTGTAACATTTACAGCTAACCCAAAATGGCCTGAAATCGATGACATGGTATCTCTCATACCTGGCCAAAAGTCTCATGATCGTGCAGATGTTGTATCACGCGTTTTTAAACTAAAGCTTACCTCCTTGATTGAAGATATTATGAAGAAACAAATCTTTGGTAGCTGCGAAGCAGGTACAATTTGTAATACCTCGCCTCTTTCTTTTGGTATCAATTCTCCCACAAATACTAACCTTTAAAAACTTTCTAATTTTCCCCTTTTCCCCTTGCTGACTTCAATATTTGTTCCCTTGGTTGTATACAGCTGTTTATACAATTGAGTTTCAGAAACGAGGCCTACCGCACGCGCACCTTTTGTTGTGGCTTGAACATTCTGCCGAGTCACGCACACCGGCTGGCATAGATGATTTGATTTCTGCAGAGATCCCATCGGAAATGGACGATCCATCCGGCTATAAGGCCGTAACAGATTACATGTTGCATGGCCCATGTGGAAACGATGCGCGCAGTGCTCCATGTACAGCAGATGGAAAATGCATGAAACACTTTCCGAAACCATTTTACCGAGAAACAACAATTGACGAAGACGGTTACCCGGTTTATTGCCGACGAGATACCAAGATCTTCTTTAAGAAGGGCAAAACGAAGCTTGATAACCGGTTTGTCGTCCCATACAACCGCTACCTCCTCTTAAAGTACGAATCTCACATCAATGTCGAATGGTGCAACCAATCCCGAGCGATAAAATACCTGTTTAAATACTTGAACAAGGGGCCAGACAGGGCTACAATGGTTGTTCAGGAAAACATTGGCAATAACGGTGAAAAGGGTACACAACAGATTGTTAAGGTTGATGAGATTAAAAACTATCTGGATTGCCGGTACTTATCACCATGTGAAGCTGTGTGGAGGATGCTTGCATTTCCTATACATTACTCATTCCCATCCGTCATGAAACTAACGTTCCATACACCTGATCAACATCTGCTCACGTTACGTGATTCAGACAGCTTACCGGCATTGTTAAACCGGGACGGGATACGAGACACGATGTTCACCCAATGGTTCGCGCTAAACAACAGAGATGAAGCGGCAAGAAAGTTAACGTACGCCGAGATACCGACAAGGTATGTGTGGCAAGAGGATAACAAGGTTTGGAAAACGCGGTTGGAACGGACAGCCATTGGGCGGATTGTGTATTGCAATCCAGCAGCTGGGCCAAAGTATTATCTAAGAATGTTGTTGGGGATTGTGAGAGGGCCTCGAAGTTTTGAAGAAATAAAAACGGTCGACGGAGTCGTATATGCAACGTTCAAAGAAGCCTGCTATGCGTATGGCTTGCTTAATGATGACAAGGAGTGGAATGACGCCCTGTCAGAGGCTAAATTATGGGCGTCCGGTTCCCAACTACGGGAATTGTTTGTTACCATGTTGTTGTTTTGCGAAGTGAATCGTCCGGCGCAACTCTGGGAAGAAAATTGGGAGATACTATCTGATGATATTTTGTACCAAAAACGTAGGCTTTTCATGTTCCCAGGGTTACATTTATCTGACGACCAACTTAAGAACTACTGCCTGATCGAACTAAATGAACTATTAGAGAAAAATGGAAAATCGTTATCGGATTTCACAGATATGCCTCAGCCAGATACGTCGCTCCTCGATAAGATGGATAATCGTCTAATTAGGGAAGAGTTGAGTTACAATAAAAAAAAGATAACAGACGAACACGATCGATTATATGCATCACTGAACACGGAACAGACGGCCATATACGACACAGTCATTGAATCTGTTACCACTCGAAAAGGCGGGTTCTATTTCGTGTATTGTCCGGGTGGGACAGGCAAGACGTTCCTGTACAAAGCCATTCTGTCACGCTTAAGATCTATGGGCATGATTGCCCTTGCGGTTGCATCTTCAGGTAAAAAAATAGTTCTGGAATGTTGTATTATTATTCTTATGCAACATGATGTTTGTGGTCACGTACGC contains the following coding sequences:
- the LOC110887672 gene encoding replication protein A 70 kDa DNA-binding subunit C-like encodes the protein MSSSLNVNTSELGVAKQLVLADLREGTTGPITVMVCRKWDVTSVNGRFMSTDYVVSDVKGGVMHCTARNNIAHYFFDKLKEGGVYLLKGFVVQRTDQYRILKDNPFVIGLNGSTVVKKVEDGGSSFTRYPFLLTPFEELEPTEGKYFVDVIGYVTEVGPQSVKSSGARAVEFNLNNERNRRVRVTLWGDLGDVMLKKKAENPAVYCLILTSMSAKFYLGVLGLSSSSSTILIDSSEVPALQTFKSSVSCVPMGDTSDPVTEEVVSVGTLQELVDRVRADKSKKKAILFRNVVEITSIRTKNSWYLFACSGSQCRRGLTREGGYFICKACKSKVDYPRTRFRIQADVTDGTMSTVVTLFDEVAEQLVKRTAKSLVEEQLNDTSLDAPLLPSALESLIGTKHTFEIKSHTYYRYGEYESFNCAKIVGPGLDDTDGNSKCVASDLGSLPSDSPKRGSSLPPPTPGSGRKLRKLYLEESDDDDEGVSVDPTRVTGVVDNSGDAKKGSH
- the LOC110887671 gene encoding uncharacterized protein LOC110887671 — translated: MLPVEGEQPRYAQLYFYDTQNEVKNRITALFGQTHCHDTCDEAIVASLIRMLDTHSPLANAFRMARDWCTQNERNNCHLRLLGQIINNPQYNRPNVSEVAVLITNDFGDNPEPRDVIVSPKHGALQRISELHQLYMPLQYPLLFPYGETGFHERIHYHDNTGRRATKRQCVTMREYYCYRIHYRNTEGTTLLRGGRLFQQYLVDSYAAIEEQRLRWMRNNQNELRVELYHNVCDAVTRGDTNAKAIGQRIVLPATFTGSPRYMIQNYQDAMALCRTFGNPDLFVTFTANPKWPEIDDMVSLIPGQKSHDRADVVSRVFKLKLTSLIEDIMKKQIFGSCEAAVYTIEFQKRGLPHAHLLLWLEHSAESRTPAGIDDLISAEIPSEMDDPSGYKAVTDYMLHGPCGNDARSAPCTADGKCMKHFPKPFYRETTIDEDGYPVYCRRDTKIFFKKGKTKLDNRFVVPYNRYLLLKYESHINVEWCNQSRAIKYLFKYLNKGPDRATMVVQENIGNNGEKGTQQIVKVDEIKNYLDCRYLSPCEAVWRMLAFPIHYSFPSVMKLTFHTPDQHLLTLRDSDSLPALLNRDGIRDTMFTQWFALNNRDEAARKLTYAEIPTRYVWQEDNKVWKTRLERTAIGRIVYCNPAAGPKYYLRMLLGIVRGPRSFEEIKTVDGVVYATFKEACYAYGLLNDDKEWNDALSEAKLWASGSQLRELFVTMLLFCEVNRPAQLWEENWEILSDDILYQKRRLFMFPGLHLSDDQLKNYCLIELNELLEKNGKSLSDFTDMPQPDTSLLDKMDNRLIREELSYNKKKITDEHDRLYASLNTEQTAIYDTVIESVTTRKGGFYFVYCPGGTGKTFLYKAILSRLRSMGMIALAVASSGIASLLLPGGRTAHSRFAIPLELLQNSTCAIKQNTHLAHLLQEVRLIIWDEAPMMQKYAFEALDKTLRDILGFPAHANRERIFGGMPVLLGGDFRQILPVIPKGKREDVVQACINKSYLWKSCKLFRLHRSMRVNEYTSAGVLDMDRQLFNKWLLEIGDGIVPSKTKEGEDEPTWIEIPTRFIVPGSGLPVESIVNAVFPSFTERQVDDAYLCERAILTPRNIDADEINDYMFSQLRRNTKIYKSSDEICRASTDVLEQEQLYPSEF